The Bacillota bacterium DNA window CAATACATGGTTTGGAGTATATTTTATATGAGGCAACCAGGGGTTAGTTCGAGTAGATTTTTATATGAGGCAACAGGTTTCCAGAAAGCTGGCTGTAGTTGGAGTAAATACCTTGAACCGAGCAGAAAAATTATACACCTTTAAAGGTGAAGGAGGCCTTAAGTAACGTTTATTTAAAGCCATCTCTCATGCCGGCCTCTTTATCGAAGATGTATACAGTAGAGGAAGATTCTACCTATCGATTGTCTATCTATCGCTAGATAAATTTGAAGGGATGCGCATTAATACTACGAGAAACAATTCTTGATCAGGCTTGTCTTTTTATCTGGCTTTGGAGGTGCAATCCAAGTTTGCAACTTCCGCCAGCTCACAGTAAAAACCATGAATGCTATAATGGTTTTTAAACCCATAAATAAATGGGAAATTAAAGAGAGGCTAATGAAAAACCAAAGGGTGGTAGTCTTGAGCGAGTTCTTAAACAAAATTGACCATGTAGGGAAAATTAGGTTGGTCGAGCCACAAAGCAAAGTTCCAAGCGAGCTTGGTCACCCAATAAGGATTTTAATGGAAGAGCATGCGGCTCTTATTAGGGCAGTCGATAAGGCTAAAGAGATTGCAATATTCCTGAAGGGTGAAGAGGCAGGCGCTGAAACCAGTGAAACTATAGTGCGATTGCATAACATCGCTGAGCATCTTATGGCATCCGAAAACCACTACGTACGCGAAGAGAACGTGCTCTTTCCCTATATCGAAAAGCATGGAATATCTGATCCGACCGCTGCAATGTGGGTCGAGCACGAGGCGATAAGGGATGCAAAGAAGAACTATCGCGCGCTCTTTGATGATTACGATGGGTTTGACCTTTCTGCTTTTGCTGATAAAGTGAGCGAGGTGTCAGAATATCTTTTGGAGATGCTGGCCAACCATTTCTACAAAGAAAACAACGTGCTTTTCCAAATTGCCCTGCAGCACATAAAAGAGGACGAGTGGATAGAAATCCGCAGCGAGTTTGATGAGCTAGGGTACTGCTGTTTCACTCCGGAGATGCCGGAGGCAAAGGTTCAGCCACGTGGGGCAACTGCGGAGGCGGTTCAGGCTGAAGGCAGGATTAACCTTGAAACCGGCTACTTTACGCCAAGTGAGCTTGAGGCACTGCTGAATGCTATCCCGCTTGAGCTAACCTTTGTTGACGCTGATGATAAGGTGCGTTACTTTAATCGCTCGAAAGAGAGATTATTTGTAAGAACAAAAGCGGCTCTGGGAAGAAAGGTCGAGCAATGCCACCCACAAAGAAGCCTCCATTTAGTTAGAGAAATAGTCGAGGATTTCAGGCATGGTAGACGAGATGAGGCCGAATTCTGGATTCAGATGGCTGGTCGGTTTGTACATATCCGGTTTTTCCCTGTAAGGGATGCCCAGGGTAATTATCTTGGCACTGTTGAGGCAGTCCAGGATGTAACTGATATAAGAAGTCTTGAGGGAGAAAAAAGACTGCTTTAGTATATTGATAAAGACCATTAAGGGCTAGCTTAGTTGCCTTAGAAGGATGCATGATGAAGAAATCATTAGGCGCCACAGCAATAGCATATCCTACTCCGGCTTGGGTTGTAGGAACATTCGATAAAGGGGGAAAGCCTAACGGTGCAACGGTCGCGTGGGGAGGCATTTGTTGTTCAAAACCCCCATGTGTGGCTGTTTCGCTGAGGAAGGCAACGCAGTCATATGTAAACATAGTTGGGCGGCAGGCGTTTACAATAAATATTCCCTCTGCAATACACGTGCAGGCGGTAGACTATTTTGGTCTGGTTTCTGGAAAGAATACCAATAAGTTTGCTAAGACGGGACTTACTCCAGTAACAAGTGAGCTTGTTGATGCGCCTTATATCGAAGAGTTTCCTATCGTTTTAGAGTGTAAGCTGCGCCAGTCGGTCGAGATCGGCTCGCACACCCAGTTTATTGGAGAAATTGTCGATGTCAAAATTGATGAGGATCTACTAGGCGAAAAGGGCACACCAGATATCGACAAGATAAAGCCAGTTGTTTTCTGCCCGCCGGTATCTGGAAGATACCACATAGTAGGAAGTTTTCTTGGCCCGGCATTCTCAATCGGCAAGGAACTGCAATAGGGTTTAAACAGCTCGTTGATAATAGA harbors:
- a CDS encoding PAS domain-containing protein, translated to MKNQRVVVLSEFLNKIDHVGKIRLVEPQSKVPSELGHPIRILMEEHAALIRAVDKAKEIAIFLKGEEAGAETSETIVRLHNIAEHLMASENHYVREENVLFPYIEKHGISDPTAAMWVEHEAIRDAKKNYRALFDDYDGFDLSAFADKVSEVSEYLLEMLANHFYKENNVLFQIALQHIKEDEWIEIRSEFDELGYCCFTPEMPEAKVQPRGATAEAVQAEGRINLETGYFTPSELEALLNAIPLELTFVDADDKVRYFNRSKERLFVRTKAALGRKVEQCHPQRSLHLVREIVEDFRHGRRDEAEFWIQMAGRFVHIRFFPVRDAQGNYLGTVEAVQDVTDIRSLEGEKRLL
- a CDS encoding flavin reductase family protein — translated: MKKSLGATAIAYPTPAWVVGTFDKGGKPNGATVAWGGICCSKPPCVAVSLRKATQSYVNIVGRQAFTINIPSAIHVQAVDYFGLVSGKNTNKFAKTGLTPVTSELVDAPYIEEFPIVLECKLRQSVEIGSHTQFIGEIVDVKIDEDLLGEKGTPDIDKIKPVVFCPPVSGRYHIVGSFLGPAFSIGKELQ